GGGCTATCGGCGCGGGGTCGTCTGGGTCGACGCCGTTCGCGCCGGCGGTCGGAGCGAACGCTATCTCCGTGATGCGAGCGGGCTTCTTCGTCGGCATCCTCGGGCTGCTCGGGGCCGTCCTCCAGGGGGCCAACGTCACCGAGGCGGTGGGGGAGGGCCTCGTCCTGTTCCCGGAGGGCGGCGGGCTCTCGGCGGCGGCCGCCATCGTCGCCCTCGTGACCGCGGCGCTGCTGGTCGCCGTGGGCATCTTCACGGGCTATCCCATCGCGACGGCCTTCACCGTCACCGGCGCCGTGGTCGGCGTCGGCCTGGCGATCGGCGGCCGGCCCGCGATCGGGAAGTACGTCGAGATCACGGCGCTGTGGGTCGCCACGCCGTTCGTGGGCGGCGGCACCGCCTACGCGACGGCGAAGCTCCTGCGCCGCGAGGACGTCCCCGAGCGACTGCTCGTACCGGTGCTGGCGGGGCTGGTGGCGGCCATCCTCGCCAACGTCGAGTTCGTCCTGCTGGCCCCGGGCACGGAGCAGGCGTCGATCGCCGTGGCGGTCGCGCGGTGGCTGGAGCTGTCCGGCCTCGCCGCGGTCGCCGCCGTGACTCTCGTCGGTGCCGTCGCCGCGGGGGCGCTGCTCTCCCACGACATCCGGAACGACCCCGAGGCCGGCCAGCGTCACTTCCTGCTCGTGCTGGGCGGCCTCGTCGCCTTCTCCGCCGGCGGGAGCCAGGTCGGGCTGGCGATCGGTCCCCTCCTGCCGGTGCTCGGTCAGGGGCCCGCCGCGGCCGTTCCGATCGCCGGCGTGTTGCTGTTCGGCGGGATCGGGCTGCTGGCCGGGTCGTGGACCGGCGCGCCGCGGATGATCAAGGCGCTCTCACAGGACTACTCCTCGCTGGGACCGCGCCGCTCCATCGCCGCGCTGATCCCCTCGTTCGTCATCGCCCAGACGGCCGTCTTCTTCGGCATCCCCATCTCGTTCAACGAGATCATCGTCTCCGGCATCGTCGGCAGCGGCGCGGCCGCTGGCGGAAGCGCGGTCAGCGGCGAAAAGATCGGCAAGACGGTGCTGGCCTGGATCGGCTCGCTCGTGCTGGCCTTCGCGATCAGCTACGGCGTGATCCTCGCCGTCGAGGCGCTTCTCTAGGCGCTCTTCGGGTGGTCAATTCCGAGTTCCTCCAGCAGTGTCCGCGCCGCGGCGGCAGAGGACTCGGGCCCGCGGCCGGTGATGAGGCTGCCGTCGACCGTGACGGAGGTGTCCTGGTCGAGCTCGGCGTCCCAGTCGCCGCCGGCAGCGACGACCTCGTCCTCGACCCAGTAGGGGAGCTTCCGGCCGTCGGGCATCAGGTCGCGCTCGTCGACGATGCCCTCCTCCCACTCGTTGGGGAAGCCGGTCACCTCGCGGCCCTCGGCCAGCAGGTCTCCCTCGGAGTCGCGGGTAAAGGCGAGGATGCCGACGGCGTGGCAGACGACGAGTGCGAGGGCGTCGCCCTCGACCGCGTCCCGGAGCAGGCGCCGGGCGTGGCGGTCCTGGTTGACGTCCCATTCGGTGCCGTGGCCGCCGGGGAACACGACGGCGTCGTGGCCCTCGACGGACACGTCGGCGATCGGTTCGGGGTCGTTGAGCCGCTCGTCGCTCTCGTGGACCTCGCGGACGCGCTCGGCCGTCTCCTCGCCGACGGTGTCGGGGGCGACCGAGCGCTCGTCGATCACCGGTGGGCTGCCCGTCGGCGTAGCCACCGTGACGTCGACGCCGGCGTCGGTCAGCGTCGTGAGCGGCTCGACACATTCCTCTCCCCAGTACCCTTCTTCGCTGACGACGAATAGTGCGGACGCCATACAGCAGTGGGTCGGGGATCCAGCCTAATATACTGCGGGCTACGGGAAAGCGATGGCGGCACCCAGTTGACTGGAACTGCCGGCGCGGACTGACTTCACCGACCCCAGGCGAGGCGCGTGACCGCGTCGTCGATCCGCGAGGAGACGCGGGAAATCCAGGCGTCCGGCGAGGCGCATTGCATCTCGCGCTCGTCGACCTCGATCCGGTCGCCCTCGAAGGGGTCGTGGCCGCTCTCCTTCTCCTCGACCGCGTCGACGACGACGGTCATGGAACAGCGGCCGCAGGCCTCCGTGTCTTTCGCCATTATTAGTGACGTAATCGCTCGCGACACTAAAAACCATCTGCACGTCGTGAACGGACAGACCGGCCCCGATAGCCGCCGGACCGACCGCGATGGATGGCCGCGGCGGGACCGGAACCACCGACGGGCTTATTTCGTCCCCGCAGTTTCTCACTGACATGCGAGGACGGGGCACACGAGCGGCGAACGGCGGTGATCGACGGCATCCATGAGCGAGAGCGACGAGCCGGCGACCGACTACGGCGCGGACGACTGGGAGGACCCGGCCGACGCCGCGGTACCGAAGTCGGAACTGCCCGACGAGATCGTCGAGAACGTGCCCGACTGGGAGGACCCCTACCTCGACCGGGTGAGCGACCGGTTGATGTACAACTACGACCTGAAGCGAGGCCACGTCCTCCAGGGCGAGACGTGGGACCTCCACGGCGAGATGCGGGTGCTGAACCAGAAGCAGTTCTTCCACCCGGCGCTGTCCTACGGGGACCACGAGTCCGAGGAGTACCTCTACGCCCGCCGGGTCGGCCGGCCGACGGTCGGGGAGCTGGAGCGACTGGTCGAGCTGGGCCACGACCTGGCCGACGAGCGCGTCGACGGCAACGAGGAGCACTTCCGGACGGACTTCACGTTCGTCCTCGTCGCCGACGAACTCCCCGACGACGTCCGCGAGTACGTGGCCGGCCAGCGAGAGCGGACGCTCCTGAAGTTCGGCTACTACGGCCACTACGAGGTGAACCTCGGCGTCGTCGTGCCCGACCGCCGGGCGGTCGCCGCCGGCGAGGCCGCCGACGTCGTCGAGGCCTTCCGGCTCTGGGAGGACGTCTCGAAGCCGGACGAAGGATTCCTCTCGAGGTTCGCGAAGCGGTTCTGGAAGTGACTGGCAGCGGCTGCGCGCGATGCGTTCCGGGCGAAAAACGGGGTGCGGATCGCGTCAGTCGTCGCTCGGTTCGACCGCAGCGCCGCCGAACCG
This genomic interval from Halomicrobium urmianum contains the following:
- a CDS encoding inorganic phosphate transporter, with the translated sequence MVGASTLATLAVASLASLFMAWAIGAGSSGSTPFAPAVGANAISVMRAGFFVGILGLLGAVLQGANVTEAVGEGLVLFPEGGGLSAAAAIVALVTAALLVAVGIFTGYPIATAFTVTGAVVGVGLAIGGRPAIGKYVEITALWVATPFVGGGTAYATAKLLRREDVPERLLVPVLAGLVAAILANVEFVLLAPGTEQASIAVAVARWLELSGLAAVAAVTLVGAVAAGALLSHDIRNDPEAGQRHFLLVLGGLVAFSAGGSQVGLAIGPLLPVLGQGPAAAVPIAGVLLFGGIGLLAGSWTGAPRMIKALSQDYSSLGPRRSIAALIPSFVIAQTAVFFGIPISFNEIIVSGIVGSGAAAGGSAVSGEKIGKTVLAWIGSLVLAFAISYGVILAVEALL
- a CDS encoding type 1 glutamine amidotransferase domain-containing protein, whose product is MASALFVVSEEGYWGEECVEPLTTLTDAGVDVTVATPTGSPPVIDERSVAPDTVGEETAERVREVHESDERLNDPEPIADVSVEGHDAVVFPGGHGTEWDVNQDRHARRLLRDAVEGDALALVVCHAVGILAFTRDSEGDLLAEGREVTGFPNEWEEGIVDERDLMPDGRKLPYWVEDEVVAAGGDWDAELDQDTSVTVDGSLITGRGPESSAAAARTLLEELGIDHPKSA